In the Pectinatus sottacetonis genome, CGCAGTGAAAACAAGAGCAATCCTTATACTGTCGGCAATAAAAATTATTGTCCGGATTCTGGTTTATATTGTGAAAATGTAATAAAAAATCAGAAAATGCTTTTAGTTCCCAACGCTACAAAATCAGAACTATGGAAAAATAATCCCGACATAGAACTAAACATGATATCTTACCTAGGTCTTCCTATAAGATCAGCTAATGGTGCTCCTTTCGGTACAATCTGCCTGCTTGACGATAAAGAAAACCAATTTTCGCCTGATTTTATTCAGCTTATGGAAAAAATGCGCGATCTTATTGAAAATAGCCTCGTAATAGAAGAAAAATTTTGGAATCAGCAATATCTTACAAGTAAATCGTTTTTACGCCGGGTTCTTGATAACATTCCTACAGCTATCGGACTAGGAATTTTTGCTCCCAATTATAGACTCATATATGTAAATGATTATTTTACTAAAATGTTTGGCTATGTACTCAAAGATATCAATGTTTTAGCTCATTTATTTACTTCAACCAATAGTCTTTATGACGCTAAAAATAATTTATATGCATGGAATGAATTAGTAAAAACGGCTAAACATCAGCGCGGTATATCCACTGAGCCAGCAGAATTCAAAATAAAGTGCAAAAACGGCCAAATAAAATATATATTAGTCACTACAGTAGTTCTCGAAGATATGCTTCTGACATCTTTAATAGATATTACAAAAATGAAATATTCAGAAAAAAAACTACGTATAAGTGAAAGAAGACATCGTTTGCTTGCCGATAACATTTCTGACATTATATGGACTTTAAATATAGAAAATAATAAGCTAACTTATATTAGCCCATCTATTAATAAATGTACTGGCTATACTCCTGATGAATATCTCAAACTTCCTCTGGAAAAAATGTTTACTCCCGACTCTTTTTCCCAAATAAAATCCTATTTACTAGATGTGCATAACTGCGTAAAATCCAATCTTCCTATAAACACATATCGGAGCGAACTGCAAGGAATACGTAAAGATGGCTCAAAAGGCTGGGCCGAGATAACAATAAATGGCATCTACAATAAAGAAAATAAATTGATCGAATTAGTCGGTATAACACGTGATATAACAAGCCGTAAACAGATGGAGAAAAAAATCTTTCACCTGGCTACGCACGATCCCTTGACAAATCTTCCTAATGTACGCCTGATTACTAACCATTTGCAAAAATCAATACAAAAAACAAATTGCACTAAGGGATTACTAATTGCTGCCATATTTATTGATTTAAATGGGTTTAAAAAAATTAATGATACCTATGGTCATGCCATTGGTGAGCTTGTTCTGCGCCACTCCGCAGATAAAATAAAACAATGCTTGTCTGCAAATGATATGGCTTCACGCATAGGCGGTGATGAATTTTTA is a window encoding:
- a CDS encoding sensor domain-containing diguanylate cyclase; the encoded protein is MKEKNLIIPYDTIKEWQKILNLVVHITKVKAALIMHLNSDDYLEVFLRSENKSNPYTVGNKNYCPDSGLYCENVIKNQKMLLVPNATKSELWKNNPDIELNMISYLGLPIRSANGAPFGTICLLDDKENQFSPDFIQLMEKMRDLIENSLVIEEKFWNQQYLTSKSFLRRVLDNIPTAIGLGIFAPNYRLIYVNDYFTKMFGYVLKDINVLAHLFTSTNSLYDAKNNLYAWNELVKTAKHQRGISTEPAEFKIKCKNGQIKYILVTTVVLEDMLLTSLIDITKMKYSEKKLRISERRHRLLADNISDIIWTLNIENNKLTYISPSINKCTGYTPDEYLKLPLEKMFTPDSFSQIKSYLLDVHNCVKSNLPINTYRSELQGIRKDGSKGWAEITINGIYNKENKLIELVGITRDITSRKQMEKKIFHLATHDPLTNLPNVRLITNHLQKSIQKTNCTKGLLIAAIFIDLNGFKKINDTYGHAIGELVLRHSADKIKQCLSANDMASRIGGDEFLIVAANLTAKSDAAELAKKIITNLTRPFCLQKKYISVGASLGISFYPHDSKNMEELIKMADKAMYYVKKTHCSDYNFFSNC